One Oryza glaberrima chromosome 11, OglaRS2, whole genome shotgun sequence genomic region harbors:
- the LOC127754049 gene encoding uncharacterized protein LOC127754049, producing the protein MGCTISKVFPSFAEKFLKEAKAGNSPELPQDVLMEIFALLEVPDLVRAGSVCSSWRASYISLCKLGGYRQAQTPCLLYTSESAGENVACLYSLAEKRAYKLTMPDPPIRSRYIIGSSHGWIITADERSELHLVNPITGDQINLPTVTTIKPVKPVYDDAGVVHKYEYPCHVGGQHNWAEPSTYSLRLLRKYIFKKAFLSSDPSMGDYFVALIHYPLAQLSFARAGSDKWTWLPPHTDFMDCLFEDGLLYALNSAGEVHAFDLSAPTVTQKVVLEDVKAYIEENMYFARAPSGDLLQIWRSLATNRDDYYVDQTDGDDSEHGSDHENWIDDYVDQTYGDVLQFELDKYEDDLEYASEHENWRAGDGLKPESEHENWRAGDGLKPESDEDEDDLEPEPNTDSLVVNTNMIKVFKVDFSAKMLVDINSLGNSVLFLGYNQTLCLNADVYPQLKPNHIYFTEDDSLYLFRCKKNRRDTGVLNLENDTIEPIVSPELWSNWPVPIWLIPNPRKMISASHN; encoded by the coding sequence ATGGGCTGTACAATCTCCAAAGTTTTCCCAAGTTTTGCAGAGAAATTCTTGAAAGAAGCCAAGGCAGGAAATTCACCGGAGCTGCCGCAGGATGTGCTGATGGAGATCTTTGCCCTCCTGGAGGTCCCTGACCTCGTTCGTGCTGGCTCGGTGTGCTCCTCATGGCGCGCTTCGTATATCAGTCTATGCAAACTTGGAGGCTACAGGCAGGCTCAGACGCCATGCCTGCTCTACACCTCTGAATCTGCTGGTGAGAATGTGGCATGCCTCTACAGCCTCGCGGAGAAGAGGGCATACAAGTTAACCATGCCAGATCCACCTATCCGTAGCAGGTATATAATCGGGTCCTCTCATGGTTGGATCATCACGGCAGACGAGAGATCTGAGCTGCATCTCGTTAACCCCATCACAGGTGACCAGATCAACTTGCCTACGGTCACCACCATTAAGCCGGTAAAGCCTGTCTACGATGACGCCGGCGTTGTTCACAAGTACGAGTACCCATGTCATGTTGGTGGTCAGCACAATTGGGCTGAACCCTCAACATATTCTCTTAGGTTGCTTCggaaatacatatttaaaaaggcATTTCTGTCATCTGATCCATCCATGGGGGACTACTTTGTAGCGCTCATCCATTATCCGCTAGCGCAACTTTCATTTGCAAGAGCAGGGAGTGATAAATGGACTTGGCTGCCTCCTCACACTGATTTCATGGATTGTTTGTTTGAGGATGGCTTGCTTTATGCACTCAATTCAGCAGGAGAAGTCCATGCGTTTGATCTCAGTGCCCCTACGGTAACTCAAAAGGTGGTTCTGGAGGATGTAAAGGCATACATCGAGGAGAACATGTACTTTGCTCGAGCTCCCTctggtgatttgttgcaaatttGGAGGTCATTGGCCACAAATCGCGACGATTATTACGTGGATCAGACAGATGGAGATGATTCAGAACATGGATCAGACCATGAGAATTGGATTGACGATTATGTGGATCAGACGTATGGAGATGTTCTACAATTTGAGTTAGACAAGTACGAGGATGATTTGGAATATGCATCAGAACATGAGAATTGGAGGGCTGGAGATGGTTTGAAGCCTGAGTCAGAACATGAGAATTGGAGGGCTGGAGATGGTTTGAAGCCTGAGTCAGACGAGGATGAGGATGATTTGGAGCCCGAGCCAAACACTGATTCACTTGTGGTAAATACCAACATGATTAAAGTATTTAAAGTGGATTTTTCTGCAAAAATGCTTGTGGACATAAACAGCTTAGGTAACAGTGTGTTGTTTCTTGGGTATAATCAAACTCTTTGTCTAAATGCTGATGTATATCCACAGTTGAAGCCAAATCATATCTACTTTACAGAAGATGATAGCTTATATCTATTTAGGTGTAAGAAGAACCGCCGCGATACTGGAGTCCTCAACTTGGAAAATGATACCATCGAGCCGATAGTATCTCCGGAGCTTTGGTCCAACTGGCCAGTCCCTATATGGCTTATACCGAACCCCAGGAAGATGATTTCAGCATCACACAATTAG